In Kineococcus sp. NBC_00420, a single genomic region encodes these proteins:
- a CDS encoding NAD kinase, with translation MTGRPAVLPQAERSVLVLAHTGRSEAVSALTKVVHRFHEAGIRTLMTPDEASALSVDDRALVEECDLEGAVLGAEMVIVLGGDGTILRAAELVRGTDTTLLGVNLGHVGFLAEAEREEIVGTVTRVVAADYRVEERMTLDVQVVLDGQVVASSWAVNEVSVEKANRERMLELVVDVDGRPLSTFGADGVIAATPTGSTAYAFSAGGPVVWPEVEALLVVPISAHALFARPLVIAPTSVVGIEVLPGMGDGGVLWCDGRRTFAAPAGARVEVRRSLQTIRLARLSSGSFTDRLVAKFGLPVQGWRGPRSSEDG, from the coding sequence GTGACCGGACGACCGGCTGTTCTCCCGCAGGCGGAGCGTTCCGTCCTGGTGCTCGCGCACACCGGTCGCTCCGAGGCGGTGTCCGCGCTGACCAAGGTGGTGCACCGCTTCCACGAGGCGGGGATCCGCACCCTGATGACCCCGGACGAGGCGTCGGCGTTGAGCGTCGACGACCGCGCGCTGGTCGAGGAGTGCGACCTCGAGGGTGCCGTCCTCGGGGCCGAGATGGTCATCGTCCTGGGCGGGGACGGCACGATCCTGCGGGCCGCCGAGCTCGTCCGCGGCACCGACACGACACTGCTCGGGGTCAACCTCGGCCACGTCGGCTTCCTCGCGGAGGCCGAACGCGAGGAGATCGTCGGGACCGTCACGCGGGTCGTCGCGGCCGACTACCGCGTCGAGGAGCGCATGACCCTCGACGTGCAGGTCGTCCTCGACGGTCAGGTCGTGGCCTCCTCGTGGGCGGTGAACGAGGTCTCGGTCGAGAAGGCCAACCGCGAGCGGATGCTGGAGCTCGTCGTCGACGTCGACGGTCGACCGCTGAGCACGTTCGGCGCCGACGGGGTCATCGCGGCGACACCGACGGGCTCGACCGCCTACGCGTTCTCCGCCGGGGGCCCCGTGGTCTGGCCCGAGGTCGAGGCGCTGCTCGTCGTCCCGATCAGCGCGCACGCCCTCTTCGCCCGGCCGCTGGTCATCGCCCCCACCTCCGTCGTGGGGATCGAGGTCCTGCCGGGGATGGGTGACGGCGGGGTCCTGTGGTGCGACGGTCGGCGGACGTTCGCGGCCCCGGCCGGTGCACGCGTCGAGGTCCGTCGTTCGCTTCAGACGATCCGGCTGGCGCGGCTGAGCTCCGGCAGCTTCACCGACCGGCTCGTGGCCAAGTTCGGCCTGCCCGTCCAGGGCTGGCGGGGTCCGCGCTCGAGCGAGGACGGGTGA